In the Candidatus Omnitrophota bacterium genome, one interval contains:
- a CDS encoding DUF5679 domain-containing protein, which produces MAEIGYCVKCKSKKEMKDTQQVTMKNKRTAMKGKCTTCNTGMYKIMK; this is translated from the coding sequence ATGGCCGAGATAGGATATTGCGTAAAGTGTAAATCCAAGAAAGAGATGAAAGATACTCAACAAGTCACGATGAAGAATAAGAGAACAGCGATGAAGGGGAAGTGCACGACTTGTAATACCGGAATGTATAAGATAATGAAGTAA